Proteins encoded in a region of the Thunnus maccoyii chromosome 4, fThuMac1.1, whole genome shotgun sequence genome:
- the LOC121895140 gene encoding CMRF35-like molecule 1 has protein sequence MKTSRIFVGFLNAPVLFVFWLTMHTVDSDQLSAPGEVRAVNGGSVTVSCQYDHQFRDNTKYWCKGFVYELCVIIVKTPRNRINDRFSIADDKEAGIFNVTMTSLRQSDQDVYWCVISRLGRNVYSRVKLVISKAVITPINITPTNSSVTLEQAEIRWWAILRWIIFILMLCCLVSTYITVWRMKAAQKTQLHQQLHSQNIYE, from the exons CTCCtgttctctttgttttctgGCTAACAATGCATACAGTGGACTCAGATCAGCTGTCGGCTCCAGGGGAGGTGAGAGCAGTAAACGGAGGATCTGTGACAGTGTCTTGTCAGTACGACCATCAGTTCAGAGACAACACAAAGTACTGGTGCAAGGGATTTGTATATGAGCTGTGTGTAATAATAGTGAAAACACCCAGGAACCGAATTAATGACAGATTCTCCATTGCTGATGATAAGGAGGCAGGGATCTTCAACGTAACTATGACTTCACTCAGACAAAGTGATCAGGATGTGTACTGGTGTGTCATCTCCAGACTTGGAAGGAATGTCTACAGTCGTGTCAAGCTCGTCATCTCCAAAGCAG TGATAACACCCATCAACATCACACCAACAAATTCATCAGTGACACTGGAACAAGCTGAAATAAG GTGGTGGGCGATTCTACGTTGGatcatctttattttaatgttatgttGTTTGGTATCAACATATATCACTGTGTGGAGGATGAAGgctgcacaaaaaacacagctgcacCAACAACTTCACTCTCAGAACATTTACGAGTGA
- the LOC121895366 gene encoding cell division control protein 42 homolog isoform X2: MQTIKCVVVGDGAVGKTCLLISYTTNKFPSEYVPTVFDNYAVTVMIGGEPYTLGLFDTAGQEDYDRLRPLSYPQTDVFLVCFSVVSPSSFENVKEKWVPEITHHCPKTPFLLVGTQIDLRDDPSTVEKLAKNKQKPITPETAEKLARDLKAVKYVECSALTQKGLKNVFDEAILAALEPPEPKKRRKCVLL, from the exons ATGCAGACTATCAAATGTGTGGTGGTGGGGGATGGAGCAGTGGGAAAAACCTGCCTATTGATTTCATACACCACCAACAAATTCCCCTCTGAATATGTACCAACA GTGTTTGACAACTATGCAGTAACTGTAATGATCGGGGGTGAACCATACACCCTTGGCTTATTTGATACAGCAG GTCAGGAGGATTATGACAGGTTACGACCACTAAGCTACCCACAGACGGATGTCTTCTTAGTCTGTTTCTCAGTTGTTTCACCTTCCTCATTTGAGAATGTTAAAGAAAAG TGGGTTCCTGAAATAACTCACCACTGTCCCAAGACCCCGTTCCTGTTGGTAGGCACTCAGATTGATCTGCGTGACGATCCCTCCACAGTGGAGAAGTTAGCCAAGAACAAACAGAAGCCAATCACCCCCGAGACAGCAGAAAAGCTGGCTCGTGACCTTAAGGCAGTCAAATATGTCGAGTGCTCCGCCCTAACACAG AAAGGATTAAAGAATGTGTTTGATGAGGCAATACTGGCTGCCCTGGAGCCCCCTGAACCTAAGAAAAGGCGTAAATGTGTACTGCTCTAA
- the LOC121895366 gene encoding cell division control protein 42 homolog isoform X1 has protein sequence MQTIKCVVVGDGAVGKTCLLISYTTNKFPSEYVPTVFDNYAVTVMIGGEPYTLGLFDTAGQEDYDRLRPLSYPQTDVFLVCFSVVSPSSFENVKEKWVPEITHHCPKTPFLLVGTQIDLRDDPSTVEKLAKNKQKPITPETAEKLARDLKAVKYVECSALTQRGLKNVFDEAILAALEPPETQRKRKCCLF, from the exons ATGCAGACTATCAAATGTGTGGTGGTGGGGGATGGAGCAGTGGGAAAAACCTGCCTATTGATTTCATACACCACCAACAAATTCCCCTCTGAATATGTACCAACA GTGTTTGACAACTATGCAGTAACTGTAATGATCGGGGGTGAACCATACACCCTTGGCTTATTTGATACAGCAG GTCAGGAGGATTATGACAGGTTACGACCACTAAGCTACCCACAGACGGATGTCTTCTTAGTCTGTTTCTCAGTTGTTTCACCTTCCTCATTTGAGAATGTTAAAGAAAAG TGGGTTCCTGAAATAACTCACCACTGTCCCAAGACCCCGTTCCTGTTGGTAGGCACTCAGATTGATCTGCGTGACGATCCCTCCACAGTGGAGAAGTTAGCCAAGAACAAACAGAAGCCAATCACCCCCGAGACAGCAGAAAAGCTGGCTCGTGACCTTAAGGCAGTCAAATATGTCGAGTGCTCCGCCCTAACACAG CGGGGACTGAAGAACGTATTTGATGAGGCTATCCTAGCCGCTTTAGAGCCCCCTGAAactcagagaaagagaaaatgctgTTTGTTCTGA